CAAATATCAGCAAATATCTACCTTATCAAACACTCGCGGACAATGTTGTAATAACTAAAAACTTTGACATAATGGCAACTTGGCACATAAATGGAATAAGTTTTGAAGTTGAAAATGAAAATTTTATAGAATTCAACAAACAAAAAATCAATATGTTTTTAAGACAATTTGATGCTAAAAATGTTTCTTTTTATATCCATAGTGTTAGGACTAATACTTGGGATAAATTTGATGGAATATTTAAAAATGAATTTTTATCAAATCTGAATAAAAAATATTACGATGGCTTTAGTAAAAATGATTTAAAAAATAATAGCTTTTATTTAACTGCAATATATTCTCCACTTACTACTAAAGCTCTAAGATCTAGTTTTATAAAAGATAGTCTAGATAAAAGAGTTAAAGAGCTAAATAATTTTATTAGAGCTTTTGAAAACTTTGCTATTACTATTGAGTCAAATTTTAATGATTTTGGCATTAAAAGGCTAAAAAATTATGAAATTAAAGGTCAAAAATATTCAGAACAACTTGAATTTTATAATTTTTTAATCTCAGGCGAATTTCAAAAAGTAAGAACACCAAACGCACCAATTTATGAGTATTTAACTGGAAATTTGACTGACATAATGTTTGGAAATTCAACTGCACAATTAAATTACAATGATGGAAGAAAAAAATTCATAAAAGCGATAGAAATAAAAGATTATCCAGGTGAAAGTTTTTCAGGTATTTTTGATCTTTTAATGTATGAAGACATAGAATATATTATGACACAAAGTTTTGTTCCAATGCCAAAAGTGGAAGCAAAAGGAAATATCGATAAACAAAGAAAAAGATTAGTTGCCGCAGAAGATGATGCAATAAGTCAAATTGAAGAATTAGATACCGCATTAGATAATTTAGTCAGCGGAGAATTAAATTTTGGAAAATATCATCTTTCTTTAGTGGTTTTTGGCGATAGTGTAAGTGAAGTTGAAAAAAATGCAAATAAAATAATGAAACCTTTGGGAGATTTGGGTTTTTTGACAACATTAGCTAGTATTGCACTACCTGCTACATATTTTTCGCAATTTCCAGCTAATTTTGGCATTAGACCAAGAATTCATACATTATCTACTTTAAATTTTGCTAGTTTAGTATCCTTCCATAATTTCGCAAAAGGTAAGAGAAGCAATAACCAATGGGGAGATGCAGTAACAATATTTAAAACACCAAATAAACAGCCATTCTACTTTAATTTTCACGAAACTAGAAAAAATAAAAAAGACTTTTCTAGCGACACTTTTTTATTGGCAAATACTTTAATTATTGGAAAAAGTGGTGGGGGAAAAACAGTTCTTATGGGGTTTTTATTAGATCAACTTCAGAAATATGCAGATAAAAATACTTTTGCACCAGGAACACCTGAAGATAAAAAGAATGCTACATTTTTCTTTTTAGACAAAGATAAAGGTGCTAGTGCAAACATATTTGCAAGTGGCGGAAAGTATTTGACAATAGATGCTGGAAAACCAACTGGTTTCAATCCTTTTATGGTAGATAATACAGCAGAAAATATTAGAAAATTACAAACCTTAATGAAAATGCTTGTAACCAGAAATGATGAAATTTTAACCACACTAGAAGAAGAAAGCTTAAATAATGCTGTAACTTATATAATGCATCATTTTGAAAAAGATGAAAGAAATTATGGAATTTCTTTAATGCTAGAACACTTAACAGAACGAAATGATGAAAGAAATTCTTTAAAATCTCGTTTAAAACTTTGGTCACAAGACAATAAATTTGGCTGGGTATTCGATAATGAAATAGATGAGCTTAATTTCAATGATACAGATGTAAACATATATGGAATTGACGGAACAGATTTATTAAAAGATAGTGAAATAAATTGTATGGTTGCCTACTATATTCTTTGGAGAATTATGGATTTAACCGATGGAAGAAGATTTGGACTATTAGTTGATGAAGCTTGGGATTGGATACAAAATGAAATAGTTGCAAAGGAAGTTTTTAATAAGCAAAAAACCATTAGAAAACAAAATGGTTTTGTAGTTCTTGGAACCCAAAGCGTAGAAGATTTTGCAAAGTCAAAAATAGCAACAGCGGTAATAGAACAAAGTGCAACAATACTACTTTTAGCTAATCCACAAGCAAAAAAAGTGGATTATGTAGATAGATTAAACTTAAGTGAAGAAGAATTTGAGTTTGTAAAAAACGTAGATCCAAATAAATATAAATTTCTAGTTAGAAAAAATACTGGCGAAAAATCAATTGTAAGTTTAGATTTGAGCAGTGTTGGAAAAGAAAATCTAGCAATTCTTTCTACTGGCTCTACCTTTGTTGATGAAGTTGAAAAAATAATCAACGATAAATCTAAAAATTATGATGAAAAATTAGAAAATTTAAAAAACCTTTATAGGAGTTAAAGATGTTTAAAAAAGATAAAAATATTTTAGAAGATTTGCAAATAGCATTAAAAGATATTCAAATAGAGCTATTAGAAATAAAATCTGAAATTAAAATTTTGAAATATGATGAAGTTATCGCAAAAAATAATGAAATAACAGAAGCCTACAATAATGAAGTTTTTAGAACCACTGCTAAATTTATATCAGATGATGTTGAATATATTAAAGATTTTGCCAAAAAAATCAAATACGAAATAACGAATATAAAAAATTCTCTAGAAATAATAGATGGCAAAGTAATAAATGGTTTTATTTTAAAAGATAAAGAAGATGATCCAGACCTAGAAGACAATCCAGACTTTGTAATTTAAAGGATAAAAAATGCAAGATTTAATAAAAATTTTCACACATAGTATAGGCGGACACAAAGTAAATGCACGAGATGTGTGGGAGACAAAACAAGAATTGTTAAATGAAAGATACGAATTTTATTTTAATAAGGAATCAAAATGAAAAACAAATTTACAAATATCACAGACAATCCTAGCATTAGCCCTGCAAAAACAGATACTGAGAAAATTAAAAAAATTCTTTTTATTACTTTAACTTCTTTATTTTTAAGTTCAAATTCATTAAGTGCAAGTGGTATTCCAGTAGTTGATGCTGCTGCAAATGCTCAAATGACTACTCAAAATTTAAAACAAATTGCAGAGTGGGCAAAAGAAGCTAAAAGGTGGGTAGATACTACAACTCACTATTCTGCACAATTAAATGCATATGCAAAACAACTTGCAACTCAAAGCGGTGTGAGAGATGTTACTTCTTTTTTAGAAGAAGCAAAAGATGTGTATGATGAAGCGAAGAAAGTTGGAACAACTCTTGGAGAGTTAAAAGATTTTAAAAATAGCGGAAAAGATAGTATCAGCTCAAAAGTTAAAAAATTGATGGATAAGTTTTTTGAATATGACTATTGTAAAGATATTGTTGATGTAGATAAAACTACGCAAAATATTTGCTATCAAAAAAGAAGTGCAAACATAGAAGATATTGTTTTTTATAAAGAAAGAAGCGACACAATAGGTATGTATTCGAAAAATATAAATAAATTAGCTAAAAAACTACAAAAAAGTAAAGATATTAAAGAAAGCTCTGATTTAAACAATGCAATACAAGCTCAAGTTGCACTTATGCAAGCAGAAAAAATTCAAATAGATTTATATGCTAAACAAAGGGAAAATTCAAAAAATATTATGGAAGATAGAGAGTTAGAAAATAGAACTAATCGTCTTATGAATAACTATATTGATTGGGGTTCGTTTGACCCTTATAACTAATTTTAGAGTATAAAAATGCCACCAAAAGAAATTCATAGTGATAATCTCATAACAAGTATACTTAAAAGTATAGATAATTTTTTCATAGAAAATACTGGGTATAACTCTACTATTGAAAAAAACATTGACAATCTGATCAGTGTTTTACTAACTATCGTAGGAACTTATTTGCTTTGTTGGATTATATATCGTGGTTACAAAATTCTTTGGGGAAAATCAAATGATAATTTCAAAGATTTTTTATGGGATGCTTTTTTAAAATTTATTTTTATATATATTTGTATGTTTCCAAATGAATGGATAAGTCTAATTAAAGAAGCCATAAGAGGTTTCAGAGAATATGTTTTGATAGATAGTTATTATATGTCTGTTCCCAATCAATTACAGCATTATTACAATATTACAAGAGCAATTACAATTAATTTTATAGGACATTCTAGTAATTTTGAATTTTTAGCTGCTTTATTATATTCGATAGTGGCTTGGATTGGTTTTTTTATAGGTGCGTTTGGACTATTTTTTGCACTTATAACAAATACTGTATCTTTTTACATATTACTTTTTATCGCACCAATTGCATTTTATGGGCTGATTTTTGGAT
Above is a genomic segment from Campylobacter ureolyticus ACS-301-V-Sch3b containing:
- a CDS encoding VirB4 family type IV secretion/conjugal transfer ATPase translates to MEVIYKALTRPAMIFGVPITPFFIACAIICLTSLYTNLIFLSFLPVVIFIMKEITKKDDFIFKLLFLKISFFTNPSSKKFSSGKKAYITNQYSNNNHINFNMPKLSIIGLDKVPNISKYLPYQTLADNVVITKNFDIMATWHINGISFEVENENFIEFNKQKINMFLRQFDAKNVSFYIHSVRTNTWDKFDGIFKNEFLSNLNKKYYDGFSKNDLKNNSFYLTAIYSPLTTKALRSSFIKDSLDKRVKELNNFIRAFENFAITIESNFNDFGIKRLKNYEIKGQKYSEQLEFYNFLISGEFQKVRTPNAPIYEYLTGNLTDIMFGNSTAQLNYNDGRKKFIKAIEIKDYPGESFSGIFDLLMYEDIEYIMTQSFVPMPKVEAKGNIDKQRKRLVAAEDDAISQIEELDTALDNLVSGELNFGKYHLSLVVFGDSVSEVEKNANKIMKPLGDLGFLTTLASIALPATYFSQFPANFGIRPRIHTLSTLNFASLVSFHNFAKGKRSNNQWGDAVTIFKTPNKQPFYFNFHETRKNKKDFSSDTFLLANTLIIGKSGGGKTVLMGFLLDQLQKYADKNTFAPGTPEDKKNATFFFLDKDKGASANIFASGGKYLTIDAGKPTGFNPFMVDNTAENIRKLQTLMKMLVTRNDEILTTLEEESLNNAVTYIMHHFEKDERNYGISLMLEHLTERNDERNSLKSRLKLWSQDNKFGWVFDNEIDELNFNDTDVNIYGIDGTDLLKDSEINCMVAYYILWRIMDLTDGRRFGLLVDEAWDWIQNEIVAKEVFNKQKTIRKQNGFVVLGTQSVEDFAKSKIATAVIEQSATILLLANPQAKKVDYVDRLNLSEEEFEFVKNVDPNKYKFLVRKNTGEKSIVSLDLSSVGKENLAILSTGSTFVDEVEKIINDKSKNYDEKLENLKNLYRS
- a CDS encoding type IV secretion system protein gives rise to the protein MKNKFTNITDNPSISPAKTDTEKIKKILFITLTSLFLSSNSLSASGIPVVDAAANAQMTTQNLKQIAEWAKEAKRWVDTTTHYSAQLNAYAKQLATQSGVRDVTSFLEEAKDVYDEAKKVGTTLGELKDFKNSGKDSISSKVKKLMDKFFEYDYCKDIVDVDKTTQNICYQKRSANIEDIVFYKERSDTIGMYSKNINKLAKKLQKSKDIKESSDLNNAIQAQVALMQAEKIQIDLYAKQRENSKNIMEDRELENRTNRLMNNYIDWGSFDPYN
- a CDS encoding type IV secretion system protein, which translates into the protein MPPKEIHSDNLITSILKSIDNFFIENTGYNSTIEKNIDNLISVLLTIVGTYLLCWIIYRGYKILWGKSNDNFKDFLWDAFLKFIFIYICMFPNEWISLIKEAIRGFREYVLIDSYYMSVPNQLQHYYNITRAITINFIGHSSNFEFLAALLYSIVAWIGFFIGAFGLFFALITNTVSFYILLFIAPIAFYGLIFGSFLKNIFTQWVTMILSNIITLFFIHIFCGYALKLINSYTTTALNQIGVKDIPHYNVAIVCIFAGICLKVFVDLVLSLAEKMTNVSLESASRGAIKGGMATLGANLGFGALATKRATKGLLFGAKGSARAYDGIKTGGKFILDKIRKTGGR